The Candidatus Bathyarchaeia archaeon genome includes the window TCTTTCCACGTACCCTTGCCCCATCAACGCCAATTGAAGAGCCCTGACTGCGCGGTCAACCTCCCTATTCGCGACAACGCATGATATGGTCGCCTCTGAGGAGCCTTGAGATATCATCATCACGTTGATGTTGTTTGAACCGAGGGTCTGGAAGACTTTTGCAGCTACTCCGGGGGCACCCATCATTCCGCTGCCACTCACTGTCACGATGCCGACGTCCCTGATGATCGAAACCGCCTTGACGACTTTGCCTCCATTGTGAGGCTCATTTGCTGAGACGAGAGTCCCGTTCCTGCTTGGCTTGGACGAGTTCTTGATCCGAACTGGGATTTTCTTCTCTCCCGCAGGCTGTAATGCTCGAGGGTGCATCATCTTAGCTCCGAAATACGACAATTCTAACGCCTCTCCGAACGAGATGTTGGGGAGAAGAGCGGCGTCCTTGACGATTCTAGGATCCGCTGTCATCAACCCGTCCACGTCGGTCCATATCCATATCTCGTCAGCTCCAAGCGCAGCCGCCAGCATTGTTGCAGTGTAGTCGGATCCTCCTCGTCCGAGGGTCGTGATGCTTCCGTCAACTGTGGCTGCGATGAACCCTGTTACAACCGGGATTACTTTGCGACTCCACAACGAGTCCAGACGTTGGTGGACTTGGAGGTAGCTGGTCTCCATGAGGGGTCTTGCCTCACCAAAATTGTCATCTGTGGTAATTCCTGCTTCGGCACCCGTCAATGCCTTGGTCTTTAGGCCGGCTGTTGACAATGTCGCTGCGAGAATTGGAGTTGATAGTCTTTCGCCAAAGGACAGGAGATAGTCGCGGCTCCGGGATGTTAGCTCTCTGAGGTGCGCTATTCCCTCTACTGTTCGCTCAAGTTCCAAGTTGAGCTGTTCTAATCTCGATACAAGTTCTCGGGTCTCTCCTCTACTCGCAACCATCCGTGCGATCTTGAGATGAGATACCTCAATCTTCGAGAGGAGTTTTCTCGCCCGCCGCAGGTCTCCTTTCTTGGCGAGGTCTGAGATCTTGATGAGTTGATCTGTTGTCTCTCCGATCGCGGAGGCGACAACGACAACCTTGTTTCCCTCAGAGTAGCGTTGGACTATCCTTGCTGCATTCTTGATTCTGAGGCTGCTGCCTATGGATGTGCCGCCGAACTTCATCACGAGCTTCAATATTGTCCCCTTTATGCTGCGTACCCTTGGCGTATGCTGACGATGTCTCGAACTATTGCGCTAGCCGTTCTTTCGCCTCCAGCGCCAGGCCCGATGAGGGTTATGTCACCGGCGTGTTCTGTTGAAAATGTGAGCGCGTTCAGAGTGTTCGGAACGCATGTGGGGTCGTCTGCGCGAACCTCTTCGGGACCTACTGAGGCTGATGATTCTTCAATTCTGCCAATAAGTTTGATTTTCGCACCTGATGCTCTTGCTTGGTTGAGTTTCTGCAGTGTGACCTTGGTTATGCCTGTGATCTCTAGGTTCCGCAAGTTGTAGCGCTTTTTCAGAATCCAGTCTGCGATTATGACGATCTTCGCGGCAGTGTCGAGTCCTTCGATATCGTTTGTGGGGTCTTTTTCGGCGTAGCCTTTTTTCTGTGCTTCTGCTAATGCTTTTTCGAATGTCAGGGAGGAGTTTTCCATTCTAGTTAGGATGTAGTTTGTTGTTCCGTTGAGGATTCCTCTGATTCGGATGATTCTTTCTCCGGGCATGCACTTTGCAGCGAAGTCGAGGAATGGGGTTCCTCCGCCTACTGTTCCACTGAATCGGAGTTGTCGCTTGCGATGGTTCGCGAGTTCGAGAAGCGCCGGCATGGCTAGGGCGAGGGGACCCTTGTTCGCGGTGACTACGTGTTTTCCGTTGGCGAGCGCGGTTTTGATGTTGGACAGTCCTGGTTCAGCGTCTTTGAAGTTGGTAGGCGTTGTTTCTACGACAATTTCTGCCTCACTGTTAGAAATGAGGCGAGCGCTGTTACTGTTGCGACTGCCTGTTCCTGGATACTTGGCTACTGTTCCGTACTTCTTCTTGGTTTTCAGGGCTAGCGGAATGTTGAGTCCGGATTTGTCGGAGCAGGATCCTTGGCTATCTACTATGGTGGTGAGTTTGGGTCGGAAGCCGTATGCTTGCAGAAGTCGGTCTGCGTCTTGGTGGAGAATCTGTGCGAGGGCTTGGCCGACGGTTCCGAAGCCGGCCAGTATGATTCTCAAACGATCCGCTCGAGGGCATCTAAGCTAGTTTTGTTAGTAATGTCGAAAGTGTAACCTGTCTGGGACTTGGGCAGTCGCTCTAGAACTGATGGGTCTTTCAGCCCGTGGCCGGTTGTGACGCAGACGATAGTCTCTGACGGGTCGATCTTTCCACTCCCTCGAAGTTTCTTTAGTCCCGCGATGGAAGCGGCGCTGGCTGGCTCAACGAAGATTCCCTCGAG containing:
- a CDS encoding aspartate kinase yields the protein MMKFGGTSIGSSLRIKNAARIVQRYSEGNKVVVVASAIGETTDQLIKISDLAKKGDLRRARKLLSKIEVSHLKIARMVASRGETRELVSRLEQLNLELERTVEGIAHLRELTSRSRDYLLSFGERLSTPILAATLSTAGLKTKALTGAEAGITTDDNFGEARPLMETSYLQVHQRLDSLWSRKVIPVVTGFIAATVDGSITTLGRGGSDYTATMLAAALGADEIWIWTDVDGLMTADPRIVKDAALLPNISFGEALELSYFGAKMMHPRALQPAGEKKIPVRIKNSSKPSRNGTLVSANEPHNGGKVVKAVSIIRDVGIVTVSGSGMMGAPGVAAKVFQTLGSNNINVMMISQGSSEATISCVVANREVDRAVRALQLALMGQGYVERIAEEKDACIIAVVGSGMKGTPGVAARIFTAVAKRKVNVRMVAQGSSEYNVSFVVSRRDGPEAVKALHDEFKLG
- a CDS encoding homoserine dehydrogenase; translated protein: MRIILAGFGTVGQALAQILHQDADRLLQAYGFRPKLTTIVDSQGSCSDKSGLNIPLALKTKKKYGTVAKYPGTGSRNSNSARLISNSEAEIVVETTPTNFKDAEPGLSNIKTALANGKHVVTANKGPLALAMPALLELANHRKRQLRFSGTVGGGTPFLDFAAKCMPGERIIRIRGILNGTTNYILTRMENSSLTFEKALAEAQKKGYAEKDPTNDIEGLDTAAKIVIIADWILKKRYNLRNLEITGITKVTLQKLNQARASGAKIKLIGRIEESSASVGPEEVRADDPTCVPNTLNALTFSTEHAGDITLIGPGAGGERTASAIVRDIVSIRQGYAA